The Glycine soja cultivar W05 chromosome 8, ASM419377v2, whole genome shotgun sequence genome has a window encoding:
- the LOC114420948 gene encoding uncharacterized protein LOC114420948 isoform X3: MGGDFQPPSNMDCPIKICKILGLTGVDLFSPSDVVERRNTRKVCMCIRSFSKKSRSMNINVPDFDIVICMVAMPKDLVGCRRRSIELSHNILADSSGSYYLQKHARRKSRQGYPVTDSTKDYETYSDQSVDTENKHLVLQFDDLHTDDLYDYTSDINYNIASPMVERDYLPEDLHQLDIQNQQRNGIFNDDFELLCSKESLQYHCSEDIKHDCELTWSSSSSSPSGDLHTDLIDMTSHLDTKKEQVQESRRIMDLDYFENLSLSSNSSVIVTPKNDKTPGKRDASLLTKDRKGTDLFHEDNSTPNVYQSASSHGSNPTPQTAENGKLFEIGDDKEVLLVACVNCYSREVLNLGDQVDAENNFKNIEPFKVHNDKNGQLDTIKKEHESQGIVKCKDMPYQIISSTGYSYSVKKFEETEPLLYSPDCYFCNTNSLDTVVLHSNDTSSTSLKKFLAYEERDSQLDLDNASCYQSQESLSCQSYYLPESCKWDQKGKCAITSYKDEKISHFLEDGSHEEITPCKQKAPEVLMSTVVKLDTDGEKLNIDSLALASNALAADDCEKCSTLGDGPNDFFKGDTIQDIGEQGQRVLDMLTNEVVVPANCDDDISSPESCISSKLELNGDHQACQYEKDPVYRSEPTRVVHLKEEIKAEDERAHFLENFAGTEEGDKEITKAKPQKRLLLRSVLGGAAAVGLLFMIMHLRRNGGEKAPEPSMASSHKGKEKIKKKSTWKVKTSTTKGVYPAERIKLK; this comes from the exons ATGGGAGGCGATTTCCAGCCACCATCGAATATGGATTGTCCCATCAAA ATTTGCAAAATTTTGGGATTGACTGGCGTTGACCTCTTCTCTCCATCAGATGTAGTTGAGAGAAGAAATACTCGAAAAGTTTGCATGTGTATACGCTCATTCTCCAAAAAATCAAGATCTATGAATATAAAT GTTCCGGATTTTGACATTGTGATCTGTATGGTAGCCATGCCCAAGGATTTGGTTGGATGCAGGCGTAGAAGCATAGAGCTATCGCACAACATCCTTGCTGATTCCTCTGGTAGCTATTACTTACAAAAGCATGCAAGAAGAAAATCTAGACAG GGTTACCCCGTTACAGACTCCACCAAAGACTATGAGACGTATTCAGATCAATCTGTGGACACAGAAAACAAACATCTAGTGCTTCAATTTGATGACTTGCATACTGATGACTTGTATGATTATACATCAGACATAAACTACAACATAGCGTCTCCAATGGTTGAACGTGATTATTTGCCAGAAGATTTACATCAATTGGACATCCAAAACCAACAGAGAAACGGAATTTTTAATGATGACTTTGAATTGTTATGTTCAAAGGAATCCTTGCAATATCATTGCTCTGAGGATATAAAGCATGACTGTGAGCTGACttggtcatcatcatcatcatctcctAGTGGGGACTTACATACTGACCTTATTGACATGACATCTCATTTAGATACTAAAAAGGAACAAGTCCAGGAAAGTAGGAGGATTATGGACTTGGATTACTTTGAGAATTTGTCGTTAAGCAGTAATTCTTCTGTCATTGTGACTCCTAAGAATGACAAAACACCAGGTAAAAGAGATGCTAGCTTGCTTACAAAAGATAGAAAGGGCACTGATCTGTTTCATGAAGACAATAGTACACCAAATGTATATCAAAGTGCCAGCTCTCATGGTTCAAATCCAACTCCACAGACAGCTGAAAATggtaaattatttgaaattggtGACGACAAGGAGGTTCTGCTAGTAGCTTGCGTGAACTGTTATTCAAGGGAAGTGCTGAACTTGGGAGATCAAGTCGATGCAgagaacaattttaaaaatattgaacctTTCAAAGTGCACAATGACAAGAATGGTCAATTGGACACGataaaaaaagaacatgaaTCTCAAGGCATAGTAAAATGTAAGGACATGCCGTATCAAATCATTTCTAGCACAGGATATTCTTATTCTGTAAAGAAATTTGAGGAAACTGAGCCTTTGTTATATTCACCTGATTGTTACTTCTGCAATACTAATTCTCTGGATACAGTTGTTCTTCATAGCAATGACACTAGCTCAACTTCACTGAAAAAATTTCTGGCATATGAAGAGAGAGATTCTcaacttgatttggataatgcTAGTTGCTACCAATCTCAGGAGTCACTGTCCTGTCAGTCTTATTATTTGCCCGAGTCTTGTAAATGGGatcagaaaggaaaatgcgctaTAACATCATATAAAGATGAGAAAATTTCGCATTTTTTGGAGGATGGATCACATGAGGAAATTACACCTTGTAAACAAAAAGCTCCTGAAGTCTTGATGTCCACTGTTGTTAAGTTGGACACTGATGGTGAAAAGCTAAACATTGACTCTCTGGCTCTGGCCTCAAATGCTCTAGCTGCTGATGACTGTGAAAAATGTTCCACTCTTGGTGATGGTCCTAATGATTTCTTCAAAGGTGACACAATTCAAGACATTGGAGAACAAGGTCAGAGAGTGCTAGATATGTTAACCAATGAAGTTGTAGTTCCTGCCAACTGTGATGATGATATATCAAGTCCTGAATCTTGCATAAGCTCAAAACTTGAATTGAATGGTGATCATCAAGCATGTCAATATGAAAAGGATCCTGTTTATCGTTCAGAACCCACTCGTGTGGTGCATCTTAAA GAAGAAATAAAAGCAGAAGATGAGAGGGCGCACTTCTTAGAAAATTTTGCTGGAACAGAAGAGGGAgataaagaaataacaaaagcaAAACCTCAAAAGAGGCTACTGCTAAGATCAGTATTGGGTGGTGCAGCTGCAGTTGGTTTGTTATTCATGATTATGCACCTAAG GAGGAATGGCGGGGAAAAAGCTCCAGAACCAAGTATGGCATCTAGTCATAAAGGCAAAGAGAAGATTAAGAAAAAATCTACTTGGAAAGTAAAGACAAGTACAACAAAAGGGGTTTATCCAGCTGAAAGGATCAAGTTAAAGTGA
- the LOC114420948 gene encoding uncharacterized protein LOC114420948 isoform X1, translated as MYLHCFISNGQPQNPCVAETKPILKPKYCLLSCYVLHSPKLNRAMVFEDSLSQSAPSSELFRIASSSSSAESHFRELDDAFLQTQTRNWLGEVLQIRLDGQLIISELLADGELLFQVSKVVWKLLLAKHMELRHIKAYKIQSFASKKNIARYRPYSNVDSFLKICKILGLTGVDLFSPSDVVERRNTRKVCMCIRSFSKKSRSMNINVPDFDIVICMVAMPKDLVGCRRRSIELSHNILADSSGSYYLQKHARRKSRQGYPVTDSTKDYETYSDQSVDTENKHLVLQFDDLHTDDLYDYTSDINYNIASPMVERDYLPEDLHQLDIQNQQRNGIFNDDFELLCSKESLQYHCSEDIKHDCELTWSSSSSSPSGDLHTDLIDMTSHLDTKKEQVQESRRIMDLDYFENLSLSSNSSVIVTPKNDKTPGKRDASLLTKDRKGTDLFHEDNSTPNVYQSASSHGSNPTPQTAENGKLFEIGDDKEVLLVACVNCYSREVLNLGDQVDAENNFKNIEPFKVHNDKNGQLDTIKKEHESQGIVKCKDMPYQIISSTGYSYSVKKFEETEPLLYSPDCYFCNTNSLDTVVLHSNDTSSTSLKKFLAYEERDSQLDLDNASCYQSQESLSCQSYYLPESCKWDQKGKCAITSYKDEKISHFLEDGSHEEITPCKQKAPEVLMSTVVKLDTDGEKLNIDSLALASNALAADDCEKCSTLGDGPNDFFKGDTIQDIGEQGQRVLDMLTNEVVVPANCDDDISSPESCISSKLELNGDHQACQYEKDPVYRSEPTRVVHLKEEIKAEDERAHFLENFAGTEEGDKEITKAKPQKRLLLRSVLGGAAAVGLLFMIMHLRRNGGEKAPEPSMASSHKGKEKIKKKSTWKVKTSTTKGVYPAERIKLK; from the exons ATGTACTTACACTGTTTCATTTCAAACGGACAGCCCCAGAATCCCTGCGTGGCAGAAACCAAACCAATACTAAAACCTAAGTACTGCCTTCTTAGTTGTTACGTACTACATAGCCCCAAACTGAACAGAGCAATGGTTTTTGAGGATTCCTTATCGCAATCTGCTCCATCATCGGAGCTCTTCCGTATcgcttcttcatcttcttctgctGAATCCCACTTTCGTGAACTCGATGATGCATTCCTCCAG ACTCAAACGAGAAATTGGCTAGGAGAAGTATTGCAGATAAGACTAGATGGGCAACTCATTATATCAGAACTACTTGCTGATGGAGAATTGCT GTTTCAAGTATCAAAAGTGGTGTGGAAATTGCTTTTGGCAAAGCATATGGAGCTAAGGCATATTAAAGCATACAAAATCCAGTCATTTGCTTCCAAGAAAAACATCGCGAGATACAGGCCTTATTCTAATGTTGATTCATTTCTGAAG ATTTGCAAAATTTTGGGATTGACTGGCGTTGACCTCTTCTCTCCATCAGATGTAGTTGAGAGAAGAAATACTCGAAAAGTTTGCATGTGTATACGCTCATTCTCCAAAAAATCAAGATCTATGAATATAAAT GTTCCGGATTTTGACATTGTGATCTGTATGGTAGCCATGCCCAAGGATTTGGTTGGATGCAGGCGTAGAAGCATAGAGCTATCGCACAACATCCTTGCTGATTCCTCTGGTAGCTATTACTTACAAAAGCATGCAAGAAGAAAATCTAGACAG GGTTACCCCGTTACAGACTCCACCAAAGACTATGAGACGTATTCAGATCAATCTGTGGACACAGAAAACAAACATCTAGTGCTTCAATTTGATGACTTGCATACTGATGACTTGTATGATTATACATCAGACATAAACTACAACATAGCGTCTCCAATGGTTGAACGTGATTATTTGCCAGAAGATTTACATCAATTGGACATCCAAAACCAACAGAGAAACGGAATTTTTAATGATGACTTTGAATTGTTATGTTCAAAGGAATCCTTGCAATATCATTGCTCTGAGGATATAAAGCATGACTGTGAGCTGACttggtcatcatcatcatcatctcctAGTGGGGACTTACATACTGACCTTATTGACATGACATCTCATTTAGATACTAAAAAGGAACAAGTCCAGGAAAGTAGGAGGATTATGGACTTGGATTACTTTGAGAATTTGTCGTTAAGCAGTAATTCTTCTGTCATTGTGACTCCTAAGAATGACAAAACACCAGGTAAAAGAGATGCTAGCTTGCTTACAAAAGATAGAAAGGGCACTGATCTGTTTCATGAAGACAATAGTACACCAAATGTATATCAAAGTGCCAGCTCTCATGGTTCAAATCCAACTCCACAGACAGCTGAAAATggtaaattatttgaaattggtGACGACAAGGAGGTTCTGCTAGTAGCTTGCGTGAACTGTTATTCAAGGGAAGTGCTGAACTTGGGAGATCAAGTCGATGCAgagaacaattttaaaaatattgaacctTTCAAAGTGCACAATGACAAGAATGGTCAATTGGACACGataaaaaaagaacatgaaTCTCAAGGCATAGTAAAATGTAAGGACATGCCGTATCAAATCATTTCTAGCACAGGATATTCTTATTCTGTAAAGAAATTTGAGGAAACTGAGCCTTTGTTATATTCACCTGATTGTTACTTCTGCAATACTAATTCTCTGGATACAGTTGTTCTTCATAGCAATGACACTAGCTCAACTTCACTGAAAAAATTTCTGGCATATGAAGAGAGAGATTCTcaacttgatttggataatgcTAGTTGCTACCAATCTCAGGAGTCACTGTCCTGTCAGTCTTATTATTTGCCCGAGTCTTGTAAATGGGatcagaaaggaaaatgcgctaTAACATCATATAAAGATGAGAAAATTTCGCATTTTTTGGAGGATGGATCACATGAGGAAATTACACCTTGTAAACAAAAAGCTCCTGAAGTCTTGATGTCCACTGTTGTTAAGTTGGACACTGATGGTGAAAAGCTAAACATTGACTCTCTGGCTCTGGCCTCAAATGCTCTAGCTGCTGATGACTGTGAAAAATGTTCCACTCTTGGTGATGGTCCTAATGATTTCTTCAAAGGTGACACAATTCAAGACATTGGAGAACAAGGTCAGAGAGTGCTAGATATGTTAACCAATGAAGTTGTAGTTCCTGCCAACTGTGATGATGATATATCAAGTCCTGAATCTTGCATAAGCTCAAAACTTGAATTGAATGGTGATCATCAAGCATGTCAATATGAAAAGGATCCTGTTTATCGTTCAGAACCCACTCGTGTGGTGCATCTTAAA GAAGAAATAAAAGCAGAAGATGAGAGGGCGCACTTCTTAGAAAATTTTGCTGGAACAGAAGAGGGAgataaagaaataacaaaagcaAAACCTCAAAAGAGGCTACTGCTAAGATCAGTATTGGGTGGTGCAGCTGCAGTTGGTTTGTTATTCATGATTATGCACCTAAG GAGGAATGGCGGGGAAAAAGCTCCAGAACCAAGTATGGCATCTAGTCATAAAGGCAAAGAGAAGATTAAGAAAAAATCTACTTGGAAAGTAAAGACAAGTACAACAAAAGGGGTTTATCCAGCTGAAAGGATCAAGTTAAAGTGA
- the LOC114420948 gene encoding uncharacterized protein LOC114420948 isoform X2, whose product MELRHIKAYKIQSFASKKNIARYRPYSNVDSFLKICKILGLTGVDLFSPSDVVERRNTRKVCMCIRSFSKKSRSMNINVPDFDIVICMVAMPKDLVGCRRRSIELSHNILADSSGSYYLQKHARRKSRQGYPVTDSTKDYETYSDQSVDTENKHLVLQFDDLHTDDLYDYTSDINYNIASPMVERDYLPEDLHQLDIQNQQRNGIFNDDFELLCSKESLQYHCSEDIKHDCELTWSSSSSSPSGDLHTDLIDMTSHLDTKKEQVQESRRIMDLDYFENLSLSSNSSVIVTPKNDKTPGKRDASLLTKDRKGTDLFHEDNSTPNVYQSASSHGSNPTPQTAENGKLFEIGDDKEVLLVACVNCYSREVLNLGDQVDAENNFKNIEPFKVHNDKNGQLDTIKKEHESQGIVKCKDMPYQIISSTGYSYSVKKFEETEPLLYSPDCYFCNTNSLDTVVLHSNDTSSTSLKKFLAYEERDSQLDLDNASCYQSQESLSCQSYYLPESCKWDQKGKCAITSYKDEKISHFLEDGSHEEITPCKQKAPEVLMSTVVKLDTDGEKLNIDSLALASNALAADDCEKCSTLGDGPNDFFKGDTIQDIGEQGQRVLDMLTNEVVVPANCDDDISSPESCISSKLELNGDHQACQYEKDPVYRSEPTRVVHLKEEIKAEDERAHFLENFAGTEEGDKEITKAKPQKRLLLRSVLGGAAAVGLLFMIMHLRRNGGEKAPEPSMASSHKGKEKIKKKSTWKVKTSTTKGVYPAERIKLK is encoded by the exons ATGGAGCTAAGGCATATTAAAGCATACAAAATCCAGTCATTTGCTTCCAAGAAAAACATCGCGAGATACAGGCCTTATTCTAATGTTGATTCATTTCTGAAG ATTTGCAAAATTTTGGGATTGACTGGCGTTGACCTCTTCTCTCCATCAGATGTAGTTGAGAGAAGAAATACTCGAAAAGTTTGCATGTGTATACGCTCATTCTCCAAAAAATCAAGATCTATGAATATAAAT GTTCCGGATTTTGACATTGTGATCTGTATGGTAGCCATGCCCAAGGATTTGGTTGGATGCAGGCGTAGAAGCATAGAGCTATCGCACAACATCCTTGCTGATTCCTCTGGTAGCTATTACTTACAAAAGCATGCAAGAAGAAAATCTAGACAG GGTTACCCCGTTACAGACTCCACCAAAGACTATGAGACGTATTCAGATCAATCTGTGGACACAGAAAACAAACATCTAGTGCTTCAATTTGATGACTTGCATACTGATGACTTGTATGATTATACATCAGACATAAACTACAACATAGCGTCTCCAATGGTTGAACGTGATTATTTGCCAGAAGATTTACATCAATTGGACATCCAAAACCAACAGAGAAACGGAATTTTTAATGATGACTTTGAATTGTTATGTTCAAAGGAATCCTTGCAATATCATTGCTCTGAGGATATAAAGCATGACTGTGAGCTGACttggtcatcatcatcatcatctcctAGTGGGGACTTACATACTGACCTTATTGACATGACATCTCATTTAGATACTAAAAAGGAACAAGTCCAGGAAAGTAGGAGGATTATGGACTTGGATTACTTTGAGAATTTGTCGTTAAGCAGTAATTCTTCTGTCATTGTGACTCCTAAGAATGACAAAACACCAGGTAAAAGAGATGCTAGCTTGCTTACAAAAGATAGAAAGGGCACTGATCTGTTTCATGAAGACAATAGTACACCAAATGTATATCAAAGTGCCAGCTCTCATGGTTCAAATCCAACTCCACAGACAGCTGAAAATggtaaattatttgaaattggtGACGACAAGGAGGTTCTGCTAGTAGCTTGCGTGAACTGTTATTCAAGGGAAGTGCTGAACTTGGGAGATCAAGTCGATGCAgagaacaattttaaaaatattgaacctTTCAAAGTGCACAATGACAAGAATGGTCAATTGGACACGataaaaaaagaacatgaaTCTCAAGGCATAGTAAAATGTAAGGACATGCCGTATCAAATCATTTCTAGCACAGGATATTCTTATTCTGTAAAGAAATTTGAGGAAACTGAGCCTTTGTTATATTCACCTGATTGTTACTTCTGCAATACTAATTCTCTGGATACAGTTGTTCTTCATAGCAATGACACTAGCTCAACTTCACTGAAAAAATTTCTGGCATATGAAGAGAGAGATTCTcaacttgatttggataatgcTAGTTGCTACCAATCTCAGGAGTCACTGTCCTGTCAGTCTTATTATTTGCCCGAGTCTTGTAAATGGGatcagaaaggaaaatgcgctaTAACATCATATAAAGATGAGAAAATTTCGCATTTTTTGGAGGATGGATCACATGAGGAAATTACACCTTGTAAACAAAAAGCTCCTGAAGTCTTGATGTCCACTGTTGTTAAGTTGGACACTGATGGTGAAAAGCTAAACATTGACTCTCTGGCTCTGGCCTCAAATGCTCTAGCTGCTGATGACTGTGAAAAATGTTCCACTCTTGGTGATGGTCCTAATGATTTCTTCAAAGGTGACACAATTCAAGACATTGGAGAACAAGGTCAGAGAGTGCTAGATATGTTAACCAATGAAGTTGTAGTTCCTGCCAACTGTGATGATGATATATCAAGTCCTGAATCTTGCATAAGCTCAAAACTTGAATTGAATGGTGATCATCAAGCATGTCAATATGAAAAGGATCCTGTTTATCGTTCAGAACCCACTCGTGTGGTGCATCTTAAA GAAGAAATAAAAGCAGAAGATGAGAGGGCGCACTTCTTAGAAAATTTTGCTGGAACAGAAGAGGGAgataaagaaataacaaaagcaAAACCTCAAAAGAGGCTACTGCTAAGATCAGTATTGGGTGGTGCAGCTGCAGTTGGTTTGTTATTCATGATTATGCACCTAAG GAGGAATGGCGGGGAAAAAGCTCCAGAACCAAGTATGGCATCTAGTCATAAAGGCAAAGAGAAGATTAAGAAAAAATCTACTTGGAAAGTAAAGACAAGTACAACAAAAGGGGTTTATCCAGCTGAAAGGATCAAGTTAAAGTGA